One part of the Halobacteria archaeon AArc-dxtr1 genome encodes these proteins:
- a CDS encoding UDP-glucose/GDP-mannose dehydrogenase family protein, with product MHVSIVGSGYVGTTVAACLAELGHDVVNVEIDADVVDAINAGEAPIHEPGLQERLTEHAGDRLRATTDYDAVIDTDLTLLCLPTPQTDDGSLDLAIMRAGSESLGEALSEKDDDHLVVVKSTVLPGTTEEVVGPTVAEHAGKGIGEGIELAMNPEFLRMGTAVSDFREPDKVVLGTENETVADALRELYAPILDREETALVETEIREAELIKYANNAFLASKVSLVNELGNIAKAYGADAYEVLEAVGIDDRICERFMRSGLGWGGSCFPKDVNALRAGAREQGYDPELLDAVVGVNDAQPRRLVEFLGNHVELGGSRIAVLGLSFKPGTDDVRKSRALDVIDHLRDRGADVVAYDPVAIENVRPTYPEIGYAESAQAALAGADGAIVATDWPEFDDLSFEGMANRVLVDGRRIDVDRDGLSVYEGLTW from the coding sequence ATCGACGCGGACGTCGTCGACGCGATCAACGCCGGCGAGGCCCCGATCCACGAGCCAGGCCTCCAAGAACGGCTCACCGAGCACGCGGGCGATCGCCTGCGGGCGACGACCGACTACGACGCGGTGATCGACACCGACCTTACGCTACTCTGTCTGCCGACACCCCAGACCGACGACGGCAGCCTCGACCTCGCGATCATGCGCGCGGGATCGGAGTCCCTCGGCGAGGCGCTTTCAGAAAAGGACGACGACCATCTCGTCGTCGTCAAGAGCACCGTCCTTCCGGGCACCACAGAGGAGGTCGTCGGTCCAACCGTCGCCGAGCACGCCGGGAAGGGGATCGGCGAGGGTATCGAGTTGGCCATGAACCCCGAATTCTTGCGGATGGGGACCGCCGTCTCTGACTTTCGGGAGCCGGACAAGGTCGTCCTCGGAACCGAGAACGAGACAGTCGCTGACGCCCTCCGCGAGCTCTACGCGCCGATCCTCGACCGCGAGGAGACGGCGCTCGTCGAGACCGAGATCCGGGAAGCTGAGCTGATCAAGTACGCGAACAACGCCTTCCTGGCATCGAAGGTATCGCTGGTGAACGAGCTCGGCAACATCGCGAAGGCCTACGGCGCTGACGCCTACGAGGTGCTCGAGGCAGTCGGCATCGACGACCGAATCTGCGAGCGGTTCATGCGCTCGGGGCTGGGCTGGGGCGGCTCTTGCTTCCCGAAAGACGTCAACGCGCTTCGTGCCGGGGCCCGTGAACAGGGGTACGATCCCGAGTTGCTCGACGCCGTCGTCGGGGTCAACGATGCTCAGCCCCGACGGTTAGTCGAGTTTCTCGGCAACCACGTCGAGCTCGGTGGCAGCCGAATCGCGGTGCTCGGCCTCTCGTTTAAGCCGGGAACCGACGACGTCCGCAAATCGCGTGCCCTCGACGTGATCGACCACCTCCGCGACCGGGGCGCCGACGTGGTTGCCTACGACCCTGTCGCGATCGAAAACGTCCGGCCGACGTATCCCGAGATCGGGTACGCCGAGTCGGCCCAAGCCGCACTCGCAGGCGCCGACGGAGCAATTGTCGCGACCGACTGGCCGGAGTTCGACGACCTCTCGTTCGAGGGAATGGCGAACCGAGTCCTCGTCGACGGTCGTCGGATCGACGTCGATCGCGACGGCCTCTCGGTCTACGAGGGGCTGACCTGGTAA
- the aglJ gene encoding S-layer glycoprotein N-glycosyltransferase AglJ yields MDHEAPLEAPSADGRDVVAMSERAVDITPEDVCVLVPTLDEAATIGAVIEDFHERGYTNVLVVDGGSTDETAEIARQRGARVFTQSGTGKGQAVREAVSYIDVPYVLMLDGDGTYDPADAERMLEPLTRGYEHVIGNRFADMDDDAMRALNGFGNRLINRAFRFIHGAPYDDILSGYRAFTTDAFERLSLDSDGFTIETELAVACAKHGVRTTVIPISYAARPEDSETNLHPIRDGGTIILALYGLAKTSNPLFYFGSLGVLGVLAGGAVGAYVLTQWIWYGIGHEILALVSAAGILLGVQLLIFGVLSDMIVTLHREQRTYLEQVTREVNREDE; encoded by the coding sequence ATGGACCATGAGGCGCCACTCGAAGCGCCGAGCGCGGACGGGAGGGACGTCGTCGCCATGAGCGAGAGGGCCGTCGACATCACGCCCGAAGACGTCTGCGTGCTCGTGCCGACGCTCGACGAGGCCGCGACGATCGGCGCGGTGATCGAGGACTTTCACGAGCGCGGATATACGAACGTCCTCGTTGTCGACGGTGGTTCGACCGACGAGACAGCCGAGATCGCACGCCAACGGGGCGCCCGCGTCTTCACGCAGTCAGGGACCGGAAAGGGACAGGCTGTCCGCGAGGCGGTGAGTTACATCGACGTCCCCTACGTCTTGATGCTCGACGGTGACGGCACGTACGACCCAGCAGACGCAGAGCGGATGCTCGAACCACTTACCCGGGGTTACGAGCACGTGATCGGGAACCGGTTTGCGGACATGGACGACGACGCGATGCGCGCGTTGAACGGCTTCGGGAACCGGCTCATCAACCGCGCGTTCCGGTTCATTCACGGGGCGCCCTACGACGATATTCTCTCCGGCTATCGTGCGTTCACCACGGACGCCTTCGAGCGACTCTCGCTGGATTCCGACGGCTTCACGATCGAAACCGAACTCGCCGTCGCCTGTGCCAAACACGGCGTCCGGACGACGGTGATCCCGATCAGCTACGCCGCCAGACCCGAGGATTCGGAGACGAACCTGCATCCGATTCGAGACGGCGGGACGATCATCCTCGCGCTGTACGGACTGGCGAAGACGAGCAACCCGCTGTTTTACTTCGGCAGCCTCGGCGTGTTAGGCGTCCTCGCCGGCGGCGCCGTCGGTGCCTACGTCCTCACGCAGTGGATCTGGTACGGCATCGGCCACGAGATCCTGGCACTGGTCTCGGCGGCCGGCATCTTACTGGGCGTCCAGTTGCTCATCTTCGGCGTGCTCTCGGATATGATCGTCACGCTCCACCGCGAGCAGCGGACGTACTTAGAGCAGGTCACCCGAGAAGTCAACCGCGAGGATGAGTGA
- a CDS encoding ribbon-helix-helix domain-containing protein yields the protein MTEYTTVSIPRELADRVEETIDGTSFQSTSDLVRFLLRSIVIQHQRRGELTEAEFEEITEQLKGLGYLE from the coding sequence ATGACCGAGTACACGACCGTCTCGATTCCGCGCGAACTGGCAGACCGAGTCGAAGAGACGATCGACGGCACGAGCTTTCAGAGCACCAGCGATCTCGTCCGGTTCCTGCTTCGCAGCATCGTCATCCAGCACCAGCGCAGGGGCGAACTCACGGAAGCCGAGTTCGAGGAGATCACGGAGCAGTTGAAAGGACTGGGCTACCTGGAGTAA
- a CDS encoding DUF5779 family protein: MANFDLDLQAVEEHIDEELEGNVVLGILDGTTDPETWLETVSTGNVLVLCVEGDVNELASGFARDIKESGGSLVHFRGFLIVAPPGIDVDTDQL, from the coding sequence ATGGCCAACTTCGACCTCGATCTCCAGGCGGTCGAGGAGCACATCGACGAAGAACTCGAGGGGAACGTGGTCCTCGGCATTCTCGACGGCACGACAGACCCCGAGACGTGGCTCGAGACCGTCTCCACCGGAAACGTACTGGTCCTCTGTGTCGAAGGCGACGTCAACGAACTCGCGTCGGGTTTCGCCCGTGACATCAAAGAGTCAGGCGGCAGCCTCGTTCACTTCCGGGGGTTTCTGATCGTCGCGCCGCCCGGAATCGACGTCGATACCGACCAGCTCTAA
- a CDS encoding DUF362 domain-containing protein, producing the protein MSQPLSARGLAVPEETIREACGDPPLPEFGVIEQTWETDPIPPGKIRERAAKAATELPFSDIPPGGEVALGVGSRGIANLPEIVAGVVDAVSEAGYEPFVVPSMGSHGGATAAGQREMLAELGVTESAIGCEIRSSMDVVEVGRTPDRDVPVVTDANAAEADAILPINRVKPHTDFDGTVESGLSKMLVIGMGKQRGAQIAHRWAVDWSFRRMIPEITDQLLEALPIVGGVAIVEDQRDDTALIEGVAPSGFLDREAELLERAYDLMPTLPFDELDVVVFDRQGKEVSGQGMDTNVIGRRPFAINEPAPEQPEIKRIYTRGLTEKTHGNAMGVGSADVVHADVAAELDAETTLINALTASTIRGVKLPPVVETDRAGLIAALSTIGVVDPETVRVLRAADTMHLSRLYASPALVEAARERDDLRVVEEPSPIAFEDGEFRAPSLRE; encoded by the coding sequence ATGTCACAGCCTCTGTCGGCGCGCGGTCTCGCGGTCCCCGAGGAGACGATCCGCGAGGCCTGCGGCGACCCGCCGCTCCCCGAGTTTGGCGTCATCGAACAGACCTGGGAGACCGATCCCATTCCGCCCGGAAAAATTCGAGAACGCGCCGCCAAAGCAGCCACAGAGCTCCCGTTTTCGGACATCCCTCCCGGCGGCGAGGTCGCCCTCGGCGTGGGAAGCCGCGGGATCGCGAACCTCCCGGAGATCGTCGCTGGTGTGGTCGACGCCGTTTCCGAGGCCGGCTACGAGCCGTTCGTCGTGCCGTCGATGGGGAGTCACGGGGGGGCGACGGCTGCCGGCCAGCGGGAGATGCTCGCGGAACTCGGCGTCACCGAGTCCGCGATCGGCTGTGAGATTCGCTCGAGCATGGACGTCGTCGAAGTCGGGCGGACGCCGGATCGGGACGTGCCCGTCGTGACCGACGCGAACGCAGCTGAGGCCGATGCGATCCTTCCGATCAACCGCGTCAAGCCCCACACCGACTTCGACGGGACGGTCGAGAGCGGCCTCTCGAAGATGCTCGTCATCGGGATGGGTAAACAGCGCGGCGCCCAGATCGCCCACAGGTGGGCCGTCGACTGGTCGTTCCGGCGGATGATCCCCGAGATCACCGATCAGTTACTCGAGGCGCTCCCGATCGTCGGCGGCGTCGCGATCGTCGAGGACCAACGTGACGATACGGCGCTGATCGAGGGCGTGGCCCCGAGTGGCTTTCTCGACCGCGAAGCGGAGTTGCTCGAACGCGCCTACGACCTGATGCCGACGCTTCCGTTCGACGAGCTCGACGTGGTCGTCTTCGATCGACAGGGAAAGGAGGTAAGCGGACAGGGAATGGACACGAACGTGATCGGCCGGCGCCCGTTCGCGATCAACGAGCCCGCACCCGAACAACCGGAGATCAAGCGGATCTACACCCGCGGGCTGACCGAGAAGACCCACGGAAACGCGATGGGCGTGGGGTCGGCCGACGTCGTCCACGCGGACGTCGCCGCTGAGTTGGATGCGGAGACGACGCTGATCAACGCGCTGACGGCGAGTACGATCCGCGGCGTGAAGCTCCCGCCCGTCGTCGAAACCGACCGCGCGGGCCTGATCGCGGCGCTGTCGACGATCGGGGTCGTCGATCCCGAGACGGTGCGCGTCCTTCGAGCCGCGGACACGATGCACCTCTCGCGGCTGTACGCCTCTCCGGCGTTGGTCGAGGCAGCACGTGAGCGCGACGATCTGCGGGTAGTCGAAGAGCCGTCGCCGATTGCGTTCGAGGATGGCGAGTTTCGCGCACCGTCGCTGCGCGAGTAA
- a CDS encoding 2-isopropylmalate synthase translates to MSSRPRILIPCLHQTPALRPLRAVEFFQGTLDSTDEIDAARVFDTTLRDGEQSPGTSFSYDDKRQIAAILDEMGTHVIEAGFPVNSDAEFEAVRDIASSTSTTTCGLARVVDEDIEAALDSGVEMVHTFVSTSDVQIEDSMHATRDEVVQRAVESVERITEAGAICMFSPMDATRTDEAFLMDVIEAVTEAGTDWINIPDTTGVATPTRFKAMIEKVCAHTDARIDVHTHDDFGLATANALAGIEAGADQAQVSVNSIGERAGNAAYEEFVMAVESLYQTDTGIDTTRITELSNIVEEKSGMETPGNKPVVGENAFSHESGIHAAGVIENSDTFEPGVMTPEMVGAERRLVMGKHTGTHSVRERLHELGFDPSEEQVRAVTRRVKDYGAEKRRVTVDDLERFAEEADVERQETQEEVHV, encoded by the coding sequence ATGTCCAGTCGCCCTCGGATCCTGATACCATGTCTACACCAGACACCGGCTCTGAGACCCCTCAGGGCGGTCGAGTTCTTCCAGGGCACGTTAGACTCCACTGACGAAATCGACGCTGCACGCGTCTTCGATACGACCCTCCGGGACGGCGAGCAGTCGCCCGGCACTTCGTTCTCGTACGACGACAAGCGCCAGATCGCCGCGATCCTAGACGAAATGGGGACCCACGTCATCGAGGCCGGCTTCCCCGTCAACTCGGACGCGGAGTTCGAGGCCGTCCGCGACATCGCGTCGTCGACGTCCACGACGACCTGTGGTCTGGCCCGCGTCGTCGACGAAGATATCGAGGCGGCGCTGGATTCGGGCGTGGAAATGGTTCACACGTTCGTCAGCACCAGCGACGTCCAGATCGAAGATTCGATGCACGCCACTCGAGACGAGGTCGTACAGCGCGCAGTCGAGTCGGTCGAGCGTATCACGGAGGCGGGAGCAATCTGTATGTTCTCGCCGATGGACGCGACGCGAACCGACGAGGCGTTCCTGATGGACGTGATCGAGGCGGTCACGGAGGCAGGAACCGACTGGATCAACATTCCCGACACCACAGGCGTCGCGACGCCCACGCGGTTCAAGGCCATGATCGAGAAGGTCTGTGCCCACACCGATGCGCGGATCGACGTCCACACCCACGACGACTTCGGACTGGCCACCGCCAACGCCTTGGCTGGGATCGAAGCCGGTGCGGATCAGGCGCAGGTGTCAGTCAACTCCATCGGCGAGCGAGCGGGCAACGCCGCCTACGAGGAGTTCGTGATGGCCGTCGAGTCGCTGTATCAGACCGATACGGGGATCGACACGACACGCATCACCGAGCTCTCGAATATCGTCGAGGAGAAAAGCGGGATGGAGACGCCAGGCAACAAGCCGGTCGTCGGCGAGAACGCCTTCTCCCACGAGAGCGGCATCCACGCCGCCGGCGTCATCGAAAACTCCGATACCTTCGAGCCCGGCGTCATGACCCCCGAGATGGTCGGCGCCGAGCGCCGGCTGGTCATGGGGAAACACACGGGAACCCACTCCGTGCGTGAGCGCCTGCACGAACTGGGCTTTGACCCAAGCGAGGAGCAGGTCCGCGCGGTCACGCGCCGGGTCAAAGACTACGGCGCGGAGAAACGTCGGGTCACCGTCGACGACTTAGAGCGCTTCGCCGAAGAGGCCGACGTCGAGCGCCAGGAGACCCAGGAGGAGGTGCACGTTTAG
- the ilvB gene encoding biosynthetic-type acetolactate synthase large subunit: MSERAAPISSSSDPDEQPTDHTSDAEAETPSDEAAGIPEDDRTPVTTGAEAVIRALENAGVEYAFGVQGGAIMPVYDAIYDSEIYHVTMAHEQGASHAADAYGIVAGEPGICLATSGPGATNLVTGIADADMDSDPMLALTGQVPTEMVGNDAFQETDTTGVTMPVTKNNTFAADPDRVGTDVSEAFALARDGRPGPTLVDLPKDVTLSETDSEPGEPKVPETVEVQERADPEIVAAAADRIENSQKPAMLLGGGVIKAEASDAWREFAIEHEIPVITTMPGLGSFPEDHELSMEMAGMHGTGYANMAVSHCDTLIAVGTRFDDRLTGGIETFAPDAEVIHVDIDPAEISKNIHADYPLIGDAGEVAAQLSDAVTESPTATKWRAQCQQWKSDYSMAYETPDDEPLKPEFVVEALDEATSDRAIVTTGVGQHQMWACQYWTYTEPRTWVSSHGLGTMGYGYPAAVGARLAADDDQEVICIEGDGSFLMTLQELAVAVRENLDITCVVLNNQYVGMVRQWQDAFFEGRHSASEYNWCPEFDKLAEAFGAKGFRIDDYDEVADTIQEALAYDGPSVIDAHIDPQANVYPMVPSGGDNNQFALSEDQL, encoded by the coding sequence ATGAGCGAGCGCGCTGCACCGATCTCCTCGTCGAGCGACCCGGACGAACAGCCAACAGACCACACAAGCGACGCGGAGGCCGAGACACCGTCGGACGAGGCCGCCGGCATTCCGGAGGACGACCGGACGCCAGTCACGACAGGCGCTGAAGCGGTCATCCGCGCACTCGAGAACGCGGGCGTCGAGTACGCCTTCGGCGTGCAGGGCGGGGCGATCATGCCCGTCTACGACGCGATCTACGACTCCGAGATCTACCACGTGACGATGGCCCACGAGCAGGGGGCCTCGCACGCAGCAGACGCCTACGGAATCGTCGCCGGCGAGCCCGGCATCTGCCTGGCGACTTCGGGCCCGGGTGCGACCAATCTCGTTACCGGCATCGCGGACGCCGACATGGACTCGGACCCGATGCTGGCGCTGACGGGCCAGGTCCCGACGGAGATGGTGGGCAACGACGCCTTCCAGGAGACCGATACGACGGGCGTCACGATGCCGGTCACGAAGAACAATACGTTCGCTGCCGACCCGGACCGCGTCGGCACGGACGTCAGCGAGGCGTTCGCGCTCGCCCGCGACGGGCGGCCCGGACCGACGCTCGTCGACCTGCCGAAGGACGTTACCCTCTCGGAAACCGACAGCGAACCCGGCGAGCCGAAAGTCCCCGAGACCGTCGAGGTCCAAGAACGGGCCGATCCGGAGATCGTCGCGGCCGCGGCCGACCGCATCGAGAACTCCCAGAAACCCGCCATGCTGCTCGGCGGCGGCGTGATCAAAGCCGAAGCCAGCGACGCGTGGCGCGAGTTCGCGATCGAACACGAGATTCCGGTCATCACGACGATGCCCGGGCTGGGCTCGTTCCCCGAAGACCACGAGCTCTCGATGGAGATGGCCGGCATGCACGGCACCGGCTACGCCAACATGGCCGTCAGCCACTGTGACACGCTGATCGCGGTCGGAACGCGCTTCGACGACCGCCTGACCGGCGGCATCGAGACGTTCGCGCCCGACGCGGAGGTCATCCACGTCGACATCGATCCGGCAGAAATTTCGAAGAACATTCACGCCGATTACCCGCTGATCGGCGACGCCGGCGAGGTCGCAGCCCAGCTTTCCGACGCGGTCACGGAGTCCCCGACGGCCACGAAGTGGCGCGCCCAGTGCCAGCAGTGGAAATCGGACTACTCGATGGCCTACGAGACGCCCGACGACGAGCCCCTGAAACCGGAGTTCGTCGTCGAGGCCTTGGACGAGGCGACGAGCGATCGCGCGATCGTCACCACAGGCGTCGGCCAACACCAGATGTGGGCCTGCCAGTACTGGACCTACACCGAACCTCGGACGTGGGTTTCGAGCCACGGGCTGGGGACGATGGGGTATGGCTACCCGGCCGCCGTCGGCGCCCGGCTAGCCGCCGACGACGACCAGGAAGTGATCTGCATCGAGGGCGACGGCTCGTTCCTGATGACACTCCAGGAACTGGCGGTCGCTGTCCGAGAGAACCTGGATATCACCTGCGTCGTCCTCAACAATCAGTACGTCGGGATGGTTCGCCAGTGGCAGGACGCCTTCTTCGAGGGGCGACACTCCGCCTCGGAGTACAACTGGTGTCCCGAGTTCGACAAGCTGGCCGAGGCGTTCGGCGCCAAGGGCTTCCGGATCGACGACTACGACGAGGTCGCCGACACGATCCAGGAGGCACTCGCCTACGACGGGCCGTCGGTGATCGACGCCCACATCGATCCGCAGGCGAACGTCTACCCGATGGTGCCAAGCGGCGGCGACAACAACCAGTTCGCCCTCTCGGAGGATCAACTATGA
- the ilvN gene encoding acetolactate synthase small subunit, producing MTGGLDGPAPEERPVPQGRRTPQGVRIDPEVEAQYESRRTVISVLVEHEPGVLAEVSGLFSRRQFNIESLTVGPTEDESRARITLVVEETDPGIDQIKRQLRKLVPVETVRELESDAMRRELALIKVNATRPDRVAAIADMYGGKSVDASPETATIELTGSRQKIDAAIESFGQFGIREISRTGVTALARGTSDTARETTPEESTQTQETNAAMQTHADDD from the coding sequence ATGACAGGAGGATTAGACGGACCAGCACCCGAAGAGCGTCCGGTTCCCCAGGGTCGACGAACACCGCAGGGTGTCCGAATCGATCCCGAGGTCGAGGCCCAGTACGAGTCTCGGCGCACGGTCATCTCGGTGCTCGTCGAGCACGAGCCCGGGGTGTTAGCGGAGGTCTCCGGCCTCTTCTCTCGACGCCAGTTCAACATCGAGAGCCTCACCGTCGGTCCCACGGAAGACGAGAGTCGCGCGCGAATCACGCTCGTCGTCGAGGAGACCGACCCCGGAATCGACCAGATCAAGCGCCAGCTCCGGAAGCTGGTGCCGGTCGAGACCGTCCGCGAACTGGAGTCAGACGCGATGCGACGGGAGCTCGCGCTGATCAAGGTCAACGCGACGCGGCCAGACCGGGTTGCCGCGATCGCAGACATGTACGGCGGCAAGAGCGTCGACGCGAGCCCGGAGACGGCGACGATCGAGCTCACCGGCTCGCGCCAGAAGATCGATGCGGCGATCGAATCGTTCGGGCAGTTCGGCATCCGCGAAATTTCGCGGACGGGCGTCACCGCGTTGGCCCGTGGCACGTCGGACACCGCTCGCGAGACCACGCCGGAAGAATCGACACAGACACAAGAGACCAACGCGGCGATGCAAACACACGCAGACGATGACTGA
- the ilvC gene encoding ketol-acid reductoisomerase: MTEDFTTEIYYDSDVDESYLANTTVAVLGYGSQGHAHALNLHESGVDVIVGLRESSASWDAAEEDGLTVATPAEACSEAEVISVLVPDTVQPAVYENAIEPNLEDGDTLQFAHGFNIHYNQIQPPEHVDVTMIAPKSPGHLVRRNYENGEGTPGLLAVYQDATGDAEGRALAYGKGIGCTRAGVVKTTFKEETETDLFGEQAVLCGGIAELIKVGYETLVDAGYSPEMAYFECMNEMKLIVDLMYEGGLGAMWDSVSDTAEYGGLTRGDDIIDDQVRANMEETLRQVQEGEFATEWIAENQANRPVYTQLNEAEKNHEIEDVGERLRALFAWEGEETESDDEKTRVQAD; this comes from the coding sequence ATGACTGAAGACTTCACCACCGAGATCTATTACGACAGCGACGTAGACGAATCGTATCTGGCAAACACCACGGTCGCGGTCTTAGGCTACGGCAGCCAGGGCCACGCCCACGCGCTGAACCTCCACGAGAGCGGCGTCGACGTGATCGTCGGCCTGCGCGAGAGCTCCGCGTCCTGGGACGCCGCCGAGGAGGACGGGCTCACGGTCGCGACGCCGGCAGAGGCGTGTTCGGAAGCCGAGGTCATCTCCGTGCTCGTCCCCGACACCGTCCAGCCGGCGGTCTACGAGAACGCGATCGAGCCGAACCTAGAAGACGGCGACACGCTCCAGTTCGCCCACGGCTTTAACATCCACTACAACCAGATTCAGCCGCCCGAACACGTCGACGTGACGATGATCGCGCCGAAGTCGCCGGGCCACCTCGTCCGCCGTAACTACGAGAACGGCGAGGGGACCCCGGGACTGCTCGCGGTCTACCAGGACGCGACCGGCGACGCCGAAGGACGCGCGCTGGCGTACGGAAAGGGAATCGGTTGTACTCGCGCGGGCGTCGTCAAGACGACGTTCAAAGAGGAGACCGAAACCGACCTCTTCGGCGAGCAGGCTGTCCTCTGTGGCGGCATCGCCGAGCTGATCAAGGTCGGCTACGAGACGCTGGTCGACGCCGGCTACAGCCCGGAGATGGCCTACTTCGAGTGCATGAACGAGATGAAGCTCATCGTCGACCTCATGTACGAAGGTGGACTCGGCGCGATGTGGGACTCGGTTTCTGACACCGCCGAGTACGGCGGGCTGACCCGTGGTGACGACATTATCGACGACCAGGTCCGAGCCAACATGGAAGAGACCCTCCGGCAGGTCCAGGAAGGCGAGTTCGCCACCGAGTGGATCGCCGAGAACCAGGCCAACCGGCCCGTCTACACGCAGCTGAACGAGGCCGAGAAGAACCACGAGATCGAGGACGTCGGCGAGCGTCTCCGCGCGCTGTTCGCCTGGGAGGGTGAGGAGACGGAGAGCGACGACGAGAAAACGCGCGTCCAGGCCGACTGA
- the leuC gene encoding 3-isopropylmalate dehydratase large subunit, translating into MSEGTLYDKVWDRHTVTTLPTGQDQLFVGLHLIHEVTSPQAFGMLRERDLEVAYPELTHATVDHIVPTADQSRPYKEDAAERMMSELEENVREAGIEFSDPDSGDQGIVHVVGPEQGLTQPGKTIVCGDSHTSTHGAFGALAFGIGTSQIRDVLATGTIAMEKQKVRKIQVDGELGEGVEAKDIILEIIRRLGTEGGVGYVYEYAGSAIENLGMEGRMSICNMSIEGGARAGYVNPDETTYEWLEETDYFQENPEKFDELKPYWESIRSDADAEYDDVVTIDADELEPVVTWGTTPGQGVGITEPIPAPEDLPEDKQETARRAQEHMRVEPGETMDGYEIDVAFLGSCTNARLPDLRRAAKIVEGQQVHEDVRAMVVPGSQRVQATAEKEGLKDTFEEAGFEWRNAGCSMCLGMNEDQLEGDEACASSSNRNFIGRQGSKDGRTVLMNPRMVAAAAISGEVTDVRDLKEVSLV; encoded by the coding sequence ATGAGCGAGGGAACACTCTACGACAAGGTGTGGGATCGCCACACTGTGACGACGCTGCCGACCGGACAGGACCAGCTGTTCGTCGGCCTCCACCTCATCCACGAGGTAACGAGTCCGCAGGCGTTCGGGATGCTGCGAGAACGCGACCTCGAAGTCGCCTACCCAGAACTCACCCACGCGACGGTCGACCACATCGTGCCGACGGCGGACCAGTCCCGACCGTACAAGGAAGACGCCGCCGAGCGGATGATGTCTGAACTCGAAGAGAACGTCCGCGAGGCGGGGATCGAGTTCTCGGACCCCGACAGCGGCGACCAGGGGATCGTCCACGTCGTCGGCCCGGAGCAGGGACTCACCCAGCCCGGGAAGACGATCGTCTGTGGCGACTCCCACACCTCCACGCACGGCGCATTCGGCGCGCTCGCGTTCGGAATCGGTACCAGCCAGATCCGAGACGTGCTCGCGACGGGCACCATCGCGATGGAGAAACAGAAGGTCCGTAAGATCCAGGTCGACGGCGAACTCGGCGAGGGCGTCGAGGCCAAAGACATCATCCTGGAGATCATCCGCCGACTCGGCACCGAGGGCGGCGTCGGATACGTCTACGAGTACGCCGGCTCCGCGATCGAGAACCTCGGGATGGAGGGCCGGATGTCGATCTGTAACATGTCGATCGAGGGTGGCGCCCGCGCGGGCTACGTCAACCCCGACGAGACCACCTACGAGTGGCTCGAAGAGACCGACTACTTCCAGGAGAACCCCGAGAAGTTCGACGAGCTCAAACCCTACTGGGAGTCGATTCGCTCCGACGCCGACGCCGAGTACGACGACGTCGTCACGATCGACGCCGACGAGCTCGAGCCCGTCGTTACGTGGGGGACGACCCCCGGTCAGGGAGTCGGCATCACGGAGCCGATTCCGGCGCCCGAAGACCTGCCCGAGGACAAGCAGGAGACCGCCCGACGCGCCCAGGAGCACATGCGCGTCGAGCCCGGCGAGACGATGGACGGCTACGAGATCGACGTCGCCTTCCTCGGCTCCTGTACGAACGCCCGCCTGCCCGACCTACGCCGCGCGGCGAAGATCGTCGAGGGGCAGCAGGTCCACGAGGACGTCCGCGCGATGGTCGTCCCCGGCAGCCAGCGCGTCCAAGCCACTGCCGAGAAAGAGGGGCTCAAAGACACCTTCGAGGAGGCCGGCTTCGAGTGGCGAAACGCCGGCTGTTCGATGTGTCTGGGCATGAACGAAGACCAACTCGAGGGCGACGAGGCCTGTGCCTCCTCCTCGAACCGGAACTTCATCGGCCGCCAGGGATCGAAAGACGGGCGCACCGTCCTGATGAACCCACGGATGGTCGCCGCGGCGGCGATCTCCGGAGAGGTCACTGACGTGCGCGACCTCAAGGAGGTGAGTCTGGTATGA